The sequence ACGGGCATAGATAGTCTGAAGGGAGAAGGCGTCACACGTGCCATACTCTGGCCAGGTGCGGGGGTTGGGGGGCATTGCCTCACCAAGGACACTTATCATTTGGAGCGTGGGGTGAAGCTCAAGGGTGGTTTCCTAGACTATCCAGAGGGTTTAGAGTCTATCTACGTTTTGGCAAGGAAGGTGAATGACTTCATGCCGCGCCATATGTACAATTTGACGGTCAGGGCGTTGGAAAGAATCGGGAAGAAGCCCACAGGATCTAAGATTGCCATATTGGGTTGGGCGTTCATTCACGACTCAGATGATGCGAGGAATCCTCCCTCAGAGGCCTACCGGGATCTGTTGGTGCAGGCGGGAGCGAGGACATCAGTTCACGATCCGTACGTACCGAGCTATCCTGGTGTACCTTTGAGCAAAGATCTAGACGAGGTTGTGGAAGGAGCCGATGCCATTGCCATATTGACAGCTCATTCTCAGTATTACAGCCTGGAACCCTTGAAGCTCAAGCGTCTATCAGGTTGTCCCAATCCGGTTATAGTTGATGGGCGAAACGTGGTGGACCCTGACAAGTTCATTGAGGCAGGGTTCGTTTACAAAGGAATCGGACGAGGTGACAAGAACGACCACATCATCAAATTTTAAGGTGGACCTCAAGAGGTGATTCGTCGCAAAAATATTGGCTATCTCAACGCCCCTGGAAATCAATTTCTATCGGAACATTCACATAAAAGTTTGAGAAAGGTGAACATTCTAACTGCGTATTCTACCTCTTCTTACCACAGCTATAAGGGAAGTCGAAGTGTATAGAATGGCTAAATATCTGAGTTGGATAAGAGAGAACAAAGTGGCAAGGGCACTTTTCATCGCCATAATCTTGGTCTTTCTGCTGATCTTTTTCGCGGCATGGTTCGCGAGCGTTCCCTTAGGCTACAAGGCGGTGGTCACGTCAGCTCCAGACGCGAAATACATCGGCATCACTTTGGATGAGCGATGGCACATAAACCCTTATTTCCTGCTCTGCAGCATAGAGCTCATCCGCTACAATTCTCAAAGCGTGGAATTCATAGGGCAGGACTTAGCCGATGACAATTACGGTTCGATTGTCGTGCGCTCCAACGACAATTTAGAGGTATTCATGGTTTTAAGCGTGATCTATCACATCCCAGCGGATAAGGCGTCCAGCGTCAGGCTGAAATATGGAGATCATAAGCACACTATCTTGGAGCAAGATATGCAGCGCAGTGCCTAGAGGTATGGCAGCTCAATACAATGCCTTGGATATCATAGGAGAGAATCGCAATGCCGTGGAGCGCAGCATCAGAGATAACATCACCAGGCAATTGGCCGAGCATGATATCGTGGTGGAGCTCTTCTCTCTCAGGGATGTAAGGCCTGCAGACAGCGTAAGCAAGGCCATAGAAGATAAGAAAGTGGCTGAGCAATACCTCATTACTGCAGCTTATCAGGCGCAGGCAAGAATAGTCTTAGCACAGGGCAATCTCACCGCCACCATAATAAATGCGAATGCTTCCGCACAAGCGCAGATAATAAAGGCGTACGGCTCAGCTGTCGCCATTAAGCTTATAATGGAAATGTTCAAGCAGCAGGATCCCGATGCCAGCAATGTTACGCTTAACCACCTCACTTGGTTGTACATCCAGGCCCTGAGCGATCCTAATTCTAACATAAAGTATATCATCGTCCCCCAGGGCAATGGCCTTCCCCTACTGCTACAAGTACAACCCTGAGCCATTATGCTGCTATTTGCTCTGCGAAACGCTTTTCTCAACCTTCTTTTGCTCGTCCTAGCGGCGAATGAAATCCCCAGCTTTTTGCTACATCAGCAAATGTTTATATGAGGTGGCTTTTGATACTGGTGCGTCGGGCCAGTGTATATCATATCCAGGGCCAGAGGAGCAATTTGGTCCGTTATGCACGGCTCTAAGGGGCTTTGTGCCGAGAGTTCGGCGCGCCTCCAAACGGAACACGGGGGAAGACAAGTGGGTAACAGGCTATTCACAGTCGGACCAGTAGAGGTATTCGAGGACACCCTGAGGGCGATGAGCAAACCCATGATGATCCATCGCGGTAAGGAATATGCGCAATTGCAGTGCAGCATCGTGGAGAAGCTGCATAAGGTCCTTGATACGGATATGAATATATTCCTCATGCCTGCTTCCGCCACTGGCTTCCTCGAGGCATGTGTGCGTAGCGGCGTGCACGATCATATGATGTCGCTCACCAATGGCTCCTTTGGCGATAGATGGGCGCAGATCGGCGTGGCGTGCGGCAAGACGGTCAAGCGTGTAGAGGTGGCCTGGGGCAAGGCTATTCGATGCGTGGACGTGGCGGGTAAGCTAGAGCCCGCAACGGAAGCGGTGACTATAGTATCAAATGAGAGCTCCACCGGCGTGCTAAATCCTACCAAAGAACTCGTCAGATTGTTCAAAGCTGAGGGCGATCCCTTGATCTTCGTCGACGGTGTCACCTCAGTGGGAGCGGTGGACCTCAAGCTACGGGAGATGGAGATCGATGCCCTAGTGTTCGGATCCCAGAAGGCTCTGGCATTACCTCCAGGGTTGGCCATCATATGCTGTTCCGACCGATTGCTCAAGGTGGCAGAAAAAGTACAGGGGCGAGGCTATTATATGGACCTCTTGGAATACAAGAAGGCCGCGGACAAGGATATGCCCTTGACCACGCCCCCCATCTCTTTAATGTATGGCCTCGACTATCAACTAGATAAGATGTTGAAGGAGGGCATGGCCAACCGCTATGCGCGCCATCATGAGATGGCCGAGGCCACCAGGGCTTGGGCGCGGAAACGTTTCAAGCTTTTCGCAGAGAAAGGCTATGAGTCTGAGACCATAACCGTGATAGAATCCGGTGGCCTAGACTTCGCTAGGCTGGACAAGGAGCTGAAGGCGCGTGGCTTTGAGATATCTCCAGGCTATGGTAAGATAAAGGATTCGACCTTCCGCATAGGGCATATGGGAGATCTGACCATGAGGGACATGAATGACCTGTTCAAAGCCCTGGACGAGTCATTGGAGGCGATGCGATGAAGGTGTTGGTCACAGATGAACTCTCTAAAGAGGGGCTTGAGATACTCACGAAGGACTCAAGTTTGCAGGTGGATGTAAGACCAGGCATTCCTCATGAGGAGCTAATCAGGATAATCAGCGATTACGAGGCGTTGATCATCCGCTCAGGCACCAAGGTCACCAGGGAGGTGATCGAGGCGGGCAAGAAACTTAAGGTAGTGGGCCGAGCGGGCGTAGGGGTGGACAACGTAGACGTGGAAGCGGCGACGCGCAGGGGCGTGTTAGTCATGAACACACCCTTGGGAAATATCGTATCCGCGGCGGAGCATACCATGGCCATGATGCTATCATTAGCCCGCAAGATAGTATGGGCGGATGCTTCTTTAAAGAGTGGAAAATGGGAGAGATCCAAGTTCATTGGCACCGAGCTCAACGGGAAGACCTTGGGTATTGTGGGAGTTGGGCGCGTGGGAGCGGAGGTGGCCAAGCGAGCCCGCTCCTTCCAGATGAAGATGGTAGGCTACGACCCCTTTTTGCCAGCAGAGGCAGCGGTCAAGCTAGGTGTCAGGTTGATGCCGCTGGAGAAAGTCATCGAGGAGGCGGACATAATAACCATACATGCCCCGCTTACGCCAAGCACCAAGCACATGATAGGAAAAGAGCAATTCCGCCTGATGAAGCCGCACGTCCTGCTCATCAACTGTGCTAGGGGAGGGATAGTGGATGAGGAGGCGTTGTACGAGGCCTTGAAGTCCAAGCGCATAGCTGGCGCGGCCTTGGATGTGTTCGAGAACGAGCCTCCCAAGGGATCTAAGCTCCTGGAATTGGATAACATAATCGTGACCCCCCACCTGGGAGCTAGCACCAAGGAAGCACAGGAGAAAGTATCGTTGGAGATGGCGGAGTGCGTCAAAGCCTTCCTGGTGGAAGGTAAGATTTCCAATGCTGTCAATGCACCCTTGGGAAGAGTGGAGCCAAAAGTGCTTCCGTATATACCCTTGGCCGAGACCTTGGCCTCCTTCGCCTTCCAGCTGGTCGACGGTCCGGTGAAGAAAATAGAGGTGGGCTACTTTGGAGAGCTAGCCCTATTGGACACCAAGACCCTGAGCACTTCCGCCATAATCGGCGTCCTGAGCCATATAATCGGAGAGCAGCAAGTGAACATAGTTAATGCTTCGTACATAGCCAAAGAGAAAGGAATTCAGATCACCGAGACCAGGAGCGAGGAGTCGCCTAGGTATGTAAATATGATCTCCGTCCGGATCCATTCCGATGGGGTCAGCCGTGAGGTGCGGGGGACCGTCTTCCCTGGCACTCAGATGAGGCTATTGGGAGTGGATGAATATGACCTTGACATGCCAATTGAAGGAGATTTCCTCTTGACCAAGCATAATGACGTCCCCGGCATCATCGGCCGTGTAGGAACCGTATTAGGAGAGAATCACATCAACATCGCTCGCATGGGCGTCGGGCGCGAGACCAGAGGGGGGATGGCGATCATGTTGGTGGCAGTGGATGATGTGGTCTCCAAGGAGGTTCTCGATTACATGCTCAAGCTCAAGGACTTCAAGGAGGCGCGCTTCATCCGCCTCTCCCAGATGCGTCCTAAGTCCTACATCTC comes from Methanomassiliicoccales archaeon and encodes:
- the serA gene encoding phosphoglycerate dehydrogenase, which produces MKVLVTDELSKEGLEILTKDSSLQVDVRPGIPHEELIRIISDYEALIIRSGTKVTREVIEAGKKLKVVGRAGVGVDNVDVEAATRRGVLVMNTPLGNIVSAAEHTMAMMLSLARKIVWADASLKSGKWERSKFIGTELNGKTLGIVGVGRVGAEVAKRARSFQMKMVGYDPFLPAEAAVKLGVRLMPLEKVIEEADIITIHAPLTPSTKHMIGKEQFRLMKPHVLLINCARGGIVDEEALYEALKSKRIAGAALDVFENEPPKGSKLLELDNIIVTPHLGASTKEAQEKVSLEMAECVKAFLVEGKISNAVNAPLGRVEPKVLPYIPLAETLASFAFQLVDGPVKKIEVGYFGELALLDTKTLSTSAIIGVLSHIIGEQQVNIVNASYIAKEKGIQITETRSEESPRYVNMISVRIHSDGVSREVRGTVFPGTQMRLLGVDEYDLDMPIEGDFLLTKHNDVPGIIGRVGTVLGENHINIARMGVGRETRGGMAIMLVAVDDVVSKEVLDYMLKLKDFKEARFIRLSQMRPKSYIS
- a CDS encoding SPFH domain-containing protein, whose amino-acid sequence is MAAQYNALDIIGENRNAVERSIRDNITRQLAEHDIVVELFSLRDVRPADSVSKAIEDKKVAEQYLITAAYQAQARIVLAQGNLTATIINANASAQAQIIKAYGSAVAIKLIMEMFKQQDPDASNVTLNHLTWLYIQALSDPNSNIKYIIVPQGNGLPLLLQVQP
- a CDS encoding alanine--glyoxylate aminotransferase family protein, yielding MGNRLFTVGPVEVFEDTLRAMSKPMMIHRGKEYAQLQCSIVEKLHKVLDTDMNIFLMPASATGFLEACVRSGVHDHMMSLTNGSFGDRWAQIGVACGKTVKRVEVAWGKAIRCVDVAGKLEPATEAVTIVSNESSTGVLNPTKELVRLFKAEGDPLIFVDGVTSVGAVDLKLREMEIDALVFGSQKALALPPGLAIICCSDRLLKVAEKVQGRGYYMDLLEYKKAADKDMPLTTPPISLMYGLDYQLDKMLKEGMANRYARHHEMAEATRAWARKRFKLFAEKGYESETITVIESGGLDFARLDKELKARGFEISPGYGKIKDSTFRIGHMGDLTMRDMNDLFKALDESLEAMR